From Arachis stenosperma cultivar V10309 chromosome 2, arast.V10309.gnm1.PFL2, whole genome shotgun sequence, one genomic window encodes:
- the LOC130963085 gene encoding uncharacterized protein LOC130963085 has protein sequence MEKLMKNQEMARQDQEAARKDQEAARKDQATTSKNQEDSIKNLERHMEQMAKRITDASPSATQDHPRDKGKATKWEECKAIIVESEKKAINQEEHNREVPQEETEERSEEDQKIKNAKSSKRDKDILETQLQEKKERMPMYAKFMKEVLTKKKSLKEGQIVEMTKECSAILQRELPEKKDDLGSFYIPCTVGDITIEKSFCDLGASINLMPLSLMRKL, from the exons atggagaaactcatgaaaaatcaagagatggcAAGACAAGATCAAGAAGCAGCAAGAAAAGATCAAGAAGCAGCAAGAAAAGATCAAGCCACAACAAGCAAAAACCAAGAAGATTCAATCAAAAATCTCGAGAGGCATATGGAACAAATGGCTAAACGAATTACAGATGCATCCCCAAGTGCCACTCAAGACCACCcaagggacaaaggaaaagcTACAAAGTGGGAGGAGTGTAAAGCAATCATAGTGGAAAGTGAGAAGAAAGCCATCAATCAGGAAGAACACAACAGagaagttccacaagaagagacagAAGAGAGAAGTGAAGAGGATCAGAAAATTAAGAATGCAAAAAGCTCAAAGAGAGATAAGGACATTCTTGAAacacaactacaagagaagaaggaaagg atgccaaTGTATGCCAAATTTATGAAGGAAGTGCTGACAAAGAAAAAGTCCCTAAAAGAAGGACaaattgttgagatgacaaaggaatgtagtgctattCTCCAAAGAGAGTTaccagagaagaaagatgatctTGGGAGTTTTTATATACCTTGCACTGTAGGAGACATAACAATTGAAAAGTCATTCTGTGAccttggtgcaagcataaacttgatgcctttgtctctaatgaggAAACTTTGA